A DNA window from Gorilla gorilla gorilla isolate KB3781 chromosome 19, NHGRI_mGorGor1-v2.1_pri, whole genome shotgun sequence contains the following coding sequences:
- the LOC101137570 gene encoding centriole and centriolar satellite protein OFD1-like has protein sequence MMAQSNMLPVADVLSQNELRKKLYQTFKDRGILDTLKIQLRNQLIHELMHPVLSGELQPQSISVQGSSLLISASNSLVADHLQRCGYEYSLSVFFPESGLAKEKIFTMQDLLQLIKINPTSSLYKSLVSGADKENQKGFLMHFLKELAEYHQAKESCNMETQTSSTFSRDSLAEKLQLIDDQFADAYPQRIKFESLEIKLNEYKREIEEQLREEMCQKLKFFKDTEIGKIKMEAKKKYEKELAVFQNDFEKACQAKSEALVIREKSTLERIQKHQEIETKEIYAQRQLLLKDMDLLRGREAELKQRVEAFELNQKLQEEKHKSMTEALRRREQNIKSFEKTYDQKLKNELLKYQLELKDDYIIRTNRLIEDERKNKEKAVHLQEELIAFNSKKEELNQSINRMKELELELESVKAQTLAITKQNHMPNEKVKVMSDYSLLKEERLELLAQNKLLKQQLEESRNENLRLLNHLAQPAPELAVFQKELRKAEKATVVEHEEFESRKQALHKQLQDEIEHTTQLKAQILGYKVSIKRLTIQVADLKSQLKQTQTALENEVYCNPKQSVIHHSANGLINGNMVLHNGEISGDFLNNPFKQEKVLAGMVASRITNYPNAGMEGSSPDSDLEFVANTNARVKELQQEAERLEKAFRSYHRRDIKNSAKGPLPAKSPPSLHLLEAFKNITSSSPERRIFAEDRVVSEQPQVGTLKEERNDILEALTGSAASRLRGGTSSRRHSSTPLPKAKRSLESEIYLEGLGRSHIASPSPCPDRMPPPSPAESRHNLSIPPFSSPPQQKAGLYWRQNELQDKSEFSDADKLAFKDNEEFESSFEYARNVPRQFEMDGPSPAGDMLHMGAAVAAVPLSYQHPSVDQKQIEEQKEEEKIWEQQVKERKQREERRQSNRQEILERERRELEKLYQERRMTEESLKIEMENELEMSNQEMKDKSAHSENPLEKYTKIIQQEQDQESADKSSKKMVQEGSLVDTLQCSDKVESLTGFSHEEPDDSW, from the coding sequence ATGATGGCTCAGTCCAACATGCTCCCCGTGGCTGATGTGTTGAGTCAAAATGAACTGCGCAAAAAGCTATACCAGACATTTAAGGATCGGGGTATACTGGACACACTCAAGATACAACTTCGAAACCAGCTAATTCATGAGTTAATGCACCCTGTATTGAGTGGAGAACTGCAACCTCAGTCCATTTCAGTGCAAGGGAGCTCCCTCTTAATAAGTGCCTCTAACTCTTTAGTGGCAGATCACTTACAAAGATGTGGCTATGAATAttcactttctgttttctttccagaaaGTGGTTTggcaaaagaaaagatatttactaTGCAGGATCTATTACAACTCATTAAAATCAACCCTACTTCCAGTCTGTACAAATCACTGGTTTCAGGAGCtgataaagaaaaccaaaaaggttttcttatgcattttttaaaagaattggcAGAATATCATCAAGCTAAAGAGAGCTGTAATATGGAAACTCAGACAAGTTCGACATTTAGCAGAGATTCTCTGGCTGAGAAGCTTCAGCTTATTGATGATCAGTTTGCAGATGCTTACCCTCAGCGTATCAAGTTCGAGTCTTTAGAAATAAAGCTAAATGAAtataagagagaaatagaagaGCAACTTCGGGAAGAAATGTGTCAAAAGTTGAAGTTCTTTAAAGATACCGaaataggaaaaattaaaatggaagcaaaaaaaaagtatgagaagGAATTAGCCGTGTTCCAGAATGATTTTGAGAAAGCTTGTCAAGCAAAATCTGAAGCCCTCGTTATTCGGGAAAAGAGCACCCTTGAGAGAATTCAAAAGCACCAAGAGATTGAAACAAAAGAGATTTATGCTCAAAGGCAACTTTTACTAAAAGATATGGATTTGTtaagaggaagagaagcagagcTGAAGCAAAGAGTTGAAGCTTTTGAACTGAACCAGAAGCTccaggaagaaaaacataaaagcatgACTGAGGCACTTAGGAGACGGGAGCAGAATATAAAGAGTTTTGAGAAGACCTATGACCAAAAACTCAAGAATGAACTTCTAAAGTATCAACTTGAACTAAAGGACGACTACATCATTAGAACTAATCGACTGATTGAAGatgaaaggaagaataaagaaaaagctgTTCATTTGCAAGAGGAGCTCATAGCTTTTAATTCAAAAAAGGAGGAACTCAATCAATCTATAAATCGCATGAAAGAACTTGAGCTTGAGTTAGAGTCTGTCAAAGCCCAGACTTTggcaataacaaaacaaaaccatatgcCGAATGAAAAGGTTAAAGTGATGAGTGACTATTCACTACTAAAAGAAGAGAGACTGGAGCTTCTGGcacaaaataaattacttaaacaACAACTGGAAGAGAGTAGAAATGAAAACTTGCGTCTCCTAAACCACCTAGCTCAGCCGGCTCCTGAACTTGCGGTCTTTCAGAAAGAACTACGGAAAGCAGAAAAGGCTACAGTGGTTGAGCATGAGGAGTTCGAAAGCCGCAAACAAGCTCTGCACAAACAACTGCAAGATGAAATTGAGCATACTACACAGTTGAAGGCCCAGATACTAGGTTACAAAGTTTCCATAAAGAGGTTAACTATTCAGGTTGCCGATTTAAAATCGCAACTGAAGCAAACTCAGACAGCCCTAGAGAATGAAGTGTACTGCAATCCAAAGCAGTCTGTGATCCATCATTCTGCCAACGGATTAATAAATGGCAACATGGTGCTTCACAATGGTGAGATAAGTGGGGATTTCTTGAACAATCCTTTTAAACAGGAAAAAGTTCTAGCAGGTATGGTTGCATCAAGGATCACAAATTATCCAAATGCAGGGATGGAGGGTAGTTCCCCTGATTCTGACCTTGAGTTTGTCGCCAATACTAATGCAAGGGTCAAAGAGCTTCAGCAAGAGGCCGAACGCTTGGAAAAGGCTTTCAGAAGTTACCATCGGAGAGACATTAAAAACTCTGCCAAAGGCCCACTACCAGCAAAGAGCCCACCATCTCTGCACTTGCTGGAAGCCTTCAAAAACATTACTTCCAGTTCCCCGGAAAGACGTATTTTTGCAGAGGACAGAGTTGTCTCTGAGCAGCCTCAAGTGGGCACActtaaagaagaaaggaatgacATCTTGGAAGCCCTGACAGGCAGTGCAGCCTCAAGGCTACGCGGGGGCACTTCCTCCAGACGCCACTCCTCCACACCCCttccaaaagcaaaaagaagccTTGAAAGTGAAATATATCTGGAAGGTCTGGGCAGATCACACATTGCTTCCCCCAGTCCTTGTCCTGACAGAATGCCCCCGCCATCACCTGCTGAGTCTAGGCACAacctctccatccctcccttctccAGCCCTCCGCAGCAGAAAGCGGGTCTTTATTGGAGACAAAATGAACTTCAAGACAAAAGTGAATTTTCAGATGCGGACAAGCTAGCTTTTAAGGATAACGAGGAATTTGAATCATCTTTTGAATATGCACGGAATGTGCCAAGGCAGTTTGAAATGGATGGGCCCTCTCCTGCCGGGGATATGCTTCATATGGGCGCAGCTGTAGCTGCTGTGCCCCTCTCGTATCAGCACCCAAGTGTAGATCAGAAACAAATtgaagaacaaaaggaagaagaaaaaatatgggaACAGCAAGTGAAAGAACgaaagcagagagaagaaagaaggcagaGTAACCGACAAGAAATtttagaaagggaaagaagagaactAGAAAAACTGTATCAGGAAAGGAGGATGACTGAAGAATCACTGAAGATTGAAATGGAAAATGAATTAGAAATGAGTAATcaagaaatgaaagacaaatcTGCTCACAGTGAAAATCCTTTAGAGAAATACACGAAAATCATCCAGCAGGAGCAAGACCAGGAGTCGGCAGATAAGAGCTCAAAAAAGATGGTCCAGGAAGGCTCCCTAGTGGACACACTGCAATGTAGTGACAAAGTCGAAAGTTTAACAGGCTTTTCTCATGAAGAACCAGATGACTCTTGGTAA